The genomic segment ATGCCCGCCAAAACCACCTATGCTGGCTATCTCCGAGGCATTGCCGCGCAGGATATCGATATGCAGTTCCTTGATAATTTTTTGCGCCGTCCGGGTGCGGAAAGGCGTTGCCCCGGCTCCTACAGGATCGAAAATTACAGGGATACCGGCCTTATTGGCTGCTTTACCCGCCAGGAGCATGGCTTCTACTACCTCTCCCGTCAAGGTTCCCATATTCAGTACTACCGCCTGGGCCAGGCGGGCCATATCAGCTACTTCTTCCCCGGCATAGGCCATGACCGGCGAGGCGCCAACCGCCAGCGTAACATTAGCCGTAAGATTAGTTACAACTAAATTGGTAATATGATGTACTAACGGCCGTTGTTCATATACCCTTTGCCGTCTCGAAGCCACCTGTTCTCCCCAGTTCATAATACCCTTCCTTTCAAGGAACTTTTTACCTTGTTGAACTTTAGTATACCATAAAGTTCAAGCAATGGAACGATAAATGCCGGCAGGAATTTTAACCTATCCTGGCGAAATTTGCCTTATGATTGATGCACCTTTAGTCCGGGCTACCCTGGCATATATATGCGGGTTGCTCCTGGCCTCACGAATAACAGTGGGGCCAGCCTGGTCCCTTGCCCTGGCTGTAATCCTCCTGGCTCTGGCTTACCTTTTCCGGCAGCCGCCGCGGCGGGCAGAGTGGCAGGTATTTCTCCTGGCCGGTTTTATGGCCCTGGGCCTCTTGAACGGCACCTGGGATAGCAATTTTCACCAGAGCCAGCTTACAGGCGACCGCGAGACCTTCCTCGACCTGACCGGTGTGGTAATAGAGGAACCCCGGGTTTACGCCAACCGGGTCGTCTATACGCTGGCGGCCCGGGAGATAAGGCAGGGAGACTACCATAAAAGGGTAAAAGAAAAGGTACAGGTTGTTCTTTACCGGCCGGTAGAGGGCGGGGAACCTGTACTTTACCGTTACGGTGATGTCCTTCGCGTCCACGGCCAGCTGGCGGCCCCGCCGGCGGCCCGCAATCCCGGTGAATTGGACTACCGCGCCTACCTGGCGCGGCAGTATATCTATAACCGGATGGTAATAAGTGA from the Moorella sp. E308F genome contains:
- the thiM gene encoding hydroxyethylthiazole kinase → MNWGEQVASRRQRVYEQRPLVHHITNLVVTNLTANVTLAVGASPVMAYAGEEVADMARLAQAVVLNMGTLTGEVVEAMLLAGKAANKAGIPVIFDPVGAGATPFRTRTAQKIIKELHIDILRGNASEIASIGGFGGHTKGVDAAGAPAQVADMVKQVARDLNTVVAVTGATDYISDGERLLAVDNGHPLLTLVTGTGCSATAIIAAFRAVEDDGVTASTAALAYYGLAAERAAAVSQGPASFQVALLDTLYNLTGADLARGVKIRAL